A genomic stretch from Asterias rubens chromosome 19, eAstRub1.3, whole genome shotgun sequence includes:
- the LOC117303456 gene encoding uncharacterized protein LOC117303456, with amino-acid sequence MASTNMAKITARSSVGSRVPGAANSALKVKSRKEEDKIKVVLSQQLRENMTRLLEVGTFADLSLIINSKKVPVHRHLLQSRLEPFFSSIVEPRMSSGKDGEEVVADLSTLGVSVVELKYLLRAIYAEDDVTPFWVVFQEAIKSHDSNEPIECETVRTDCNGDPTPVAEQCADSLHLERLENALHSECQTTRDRQQPEETECCVETNDATTGSQTVGSSMLSVQDCQYATLQSMGPKSACEPSTTVQNSKDKCEPQTLAKENHGATAEPKMVCEPSATVQNSQNAMLNSGEPKSKCEPGTSAQENHGATAELKMVCEPSATVQNSQSAMLNSGEPKSKCEPGTSAQENHTTTAEPKVASGLTAVVQNKHGASLQQVEIKDENKPGTTLPKTEDTGLTNDTSSLESVARPNETVGESDKSNGEPKTPDEDELLPTACQLGRDLLRIFQGDAGHDVTLKVDGKNILAHRFILCARSEYFSAMLAGSWKESSSSEIEILGFSYSAVMVALQWIYGGLYELPDHGVVLKDLLFLADMYGLENLTEVIDFKLRKDYCHFFHKPCSICLARVPECFALFSTVQLSDLENCVVSWLVQYLSKAWMERSFAALPQKFLFQCRDFAVESFSPSSATPLLLQIDKLICNLPHIKWASPVRTMALQLQSTCRQYMACNFLSILGEPLFQEQLRGMNWKKDVVEPVFALVVPALTPDTANGTFMAVRFFNQGVTDEENADGWNPDAVTLVKELYVQFYSYMVSNASLVAQGPGWSNLPSDLRESIKKEAVFIDNRGKIRARKPVLTSSLKGKSRSKATSLQKF; translated from the exons ATGGCCTCCACCAACATGGCCAAAATCACTGCTAGATCATCGGTTGGCAGTAGGGTACCCGGTGCagcaaacagcgccctcaaagTCAAGTCGCgcaaagaagaagacaaaataaagGTTGTCTTGTCGCAGCAGCTACGTGAGAACATGACCAG ATTGCTTGAGGTTGGCACATTCGCTGATTTGTCGTTAATCATCAACTCCAAGAAGGTACCAGTCCATCGTCATCTCCTTCAATCCCGTCTTGAACCTTTCTTCTCGTCCATAGTAGAGCCGAGAATGTCATCAGGCAAGGACGGGGAGGAGGTTGTCGCTGATTTGTCCACTTTGGGTGTTAGTGTGGTGGAACTCAAATATTTACTcag GGCTATCTATGCGGAGGACGATGTCACTCCCTTTTGGGTTGTATTCCAGGAAGCCATCAAGTCACATGACTCAAATGAGCCAATAGAATGTGAGACTGTGCGGACAGATTGTAACGGAGACCCTACCCCTGTTGCTGAACAGTGTGCAGACTCACTGCACTTAGAGAGACTGGAAAACGCTCTCCATAGTGAGTGCCAGACTACAAGAGATAGGCAGCAACCTGAGGAGACAGAATGTTGTGTTGAAACGAATGATGCGACCACTGGGAGCCAGACGGTTGGTTCGTCAATGCTGTCAGTACAGGATTGTCAGTATGCTACCTTGCAGAGTATGGGACCAAAAAGTGCATGTGAACCTAGTACCACGGTGCAGAACTCTAAAGATAAATGTGAACCTCAGACCCTTGCAAAAGAAAACCATGGCGCTACTGCAGAACCTAAAATGGTCTGTGAACCTAGTGCCACAGTGCAGAATTCTCAAAATGCAATGTTGAACAGTGGAGAGCCTAAAAGTAAATGTGAACCTGGGACCAGCGCACAAGAAAACCATGGCGCTACTGCAGAACTTAAAATGGTCTGTGAACCTAGTGCCACAGTGCAGAATTCTCAAAGTGCAATGTTGAACAGCGGGGAGCCTAAAAGTAAATGTGAACCTGGGACCAGCGCACAAGAAAACCACACCACTACTGCAGAACCTAAAGTAGCCTCTGGCCTCACAGCTGTAGTACAAAACAAACACGGTGCCTCATTGCAACAAGTAGAAATCAAAGATGAAAACAAACCCGGAACCACCCTGCCGAAAACTGAAGATACTGGTTTGACTAATGACACAAGTAGCCTAGAGTCTGTGGCCAGACCAAACGAGACAGTGGGAGAAAGTGATAAGTCAAACGGAGAACCGAAAACTCCAGATGAGGACGAATTGCTTCCAACTGCTTGTCAACTCGGCAGAGATTTACTGCGTATTTTCCAGGGGGATGCTGGTCATGATGTCACGCTGAAAGTGGATGGGAAAAATATCCTTGCTCACAG GTTTATACTTTGTGCCAGGTCGGAGTACTTCTCAGCGATGCTTGCTGGGAGCTGGAAGGAGAGTTCGTCGTCTGAGATTGAGATACTTGG ATTCAGCTACTCTGCAGTGATGGTTGCCCTACAGTGGATTTATGGAGGGTTATATGAACTACCAGATCATGGTGTGGTGCTCAA GGATCTGCTGTTCTTGGCCGATATGTACGGTCTGGAGAACCTGACAGAGGTCATTGACTTTAAGCTGAGAAAGGATTACTGCCACTTCTTCCATAAG CCGTGTAGTATATGCCTAGCGAGAGTCCCAGAATGCTTTGCTCTTTTCTCCACCGTCCAACTCTCCGACCTAGAGAACTGTGTTGTGAG ttGGCTTGTGCAATATCTCAGCAAGGCCTGGATGGAGAGGTCCTTTGCTGCCCTACCTCAAAAGTTTCTCTTCCAGTGTAGAGACTTTGCTGTCGAGTCATTT AGCCCTTCATCAGCCACCCCACTCCTCCTTCAGATCGATAAGCTAATCTGCAATTTACCTCACATCAAATGGGCCAGTCCAGTCCGCACCATGGCGCTGCAGCTGCAAAGCACCTGCAGGCAGTACATGGCGTGCAACTTCCTCTCGATCCTTGGGGAACCGTTGTTCCAAGAACAGCTGCGG GGAATGAACTGGAAGAAGGATGTTGTCGAGCCGGTGTTTGCTCTCGTGGTCCCAGCATTGACGCCTGACACGGCAAACGGAACGTTTATGGCCGTGCGTTTCTTCAATCAAGGAGTGACCGACGAGGAAAATGCTGATGGGTGGAACCCG GATGCAGTAACGCTAGTGAAAGAGTTGTACGTCCAGTTCTACAGTTACATGGTCAGCAATGCAAGTCTCGTGGCACAAGGCCCTGGGTGGTCCAACTTGCCCTCTGACCTCCGAGAAAGCATCAAGAAAG AGGCTGTATTTATTGACAATCGTGGCAAGATACGGGCACGGAAACCTGTTCTCACCAGCTCACTGAAG GGCAAGTCTAGATCAAAGGCAACAAGTTTGCAGAAATTTTGA